In Glycine max cultivar Williams 82 chromosome 7, Glycine_max_v4.0, whole genome shotgun sequence, a single window of DNA contains:
- the LOC102664479 gene encoding uncharacterized protein: MAEYEACALGIRATINFRVKLLKVYRDLALVIHQLKGEWETRDQKLIPYQAYIKELMELFDDISFHHIPREENQVADALATMSSMFKIGFHRDLSCIDIKCHIKPAHCCLIEEEEDGKPWNFYIKRYIKDNEYLPEASDNDKRTLQRLAASFLLSGDVLYKRNHDMVLLRCVNANKAEQILLEVHEGSFGTHANGHAMDRKILRVGYY; encoded by the coding sequence ATGGcggagtacgaagcatgcgccctagGGATCCGAGCAACAATCAACTTTAGGGTCAAGTTGCTCAAAGTGTACAGAGATTTggcattggtaatccatcagttGAAAGGTGAATGGGAGACCAGAGACCAGAAGTTGATACCTTATCAAGCTTACATCAAGGAATTGATGGAACTCTTTGATGATATATCATTTCACCATATTCCTAGAGAGGAAAACCAAGTGGCTGATGCTCTTGCCACTATGTCGTCCATGTTCAAAATAGGCTTTCACAGAGACTTGTCGTGCATAGACATCAAATGCCACATTAAGCCTGCACATTGTTGTTtgatagaagaagaagaggatggTAAGCCTTGGAATTTCTATATCAAACGATACATCAAGGACAATGAATACCTGCCCGAGGCctctgacaatgacaagaggACATTAcagaggttggcagccagtttcctCCTGAGTGGGGATGtcctatataaaagaaaccatgatATGGTACTGCTTCGGTGTGTGAATGCAAATAAGGCTGAGCAGATACTATTGGAGGTGCATGAAGGATCCTTTGGCActcatgccaatgggcatgccatGGACCGAAAGATTCTGAGAGTCGGGTATTACTAG